The following is a genomic window from Strongyloides ratti genome assembly S_ratti_ED321, chromosome : 1.
ttaccaatatatttatcatgctatttttttatatttgaataaaaaagtatatatataaatatttcttttcgATTAACAAGTTAAACTTTATTTCAAGTAACAACAAGATAAAACAATGTAACTCGCAAGACATTTTATGTCCCCCAAACATAggatgttaaaatatatttaaacagTGGAGTGTTTTCCCTTAAGTTCTCCAAGAACAGCTTTACGTCCTTCTGCTTTACGTTCTAATGTTTTACGTCTATCATCATTCAACTTAAGTTTTGTGATAATAacctataaaaatatttattattatattataatatgccaattaaaaaattacatttgaTGGGTGAATTCCAATGTTGACAGTTGTTCCATTAGCCTTTTCACGTTGAACTTTATCAATGTGAATAACGAATTTTTTACGGTAACACTTGACAACACGTCCAGAGTTTCCCTTGGCACGTCCAGTAGCAACGGTAACTTCGTCATCTactctaaaataaaatattattaaaattatatataaatctaACAATTAAAACTAACCTAATTGGACAGGAGCGGACACCATATTTCTCACGAAGTTCCTTTGAAAGAGGAGCTGACATAATAACACGTCTAACGTGTGATGGAGCATTGAAGTGTCTAGCGCGAGATTTACGGGCACTGGATGAAACAAGTGGATTGAATTTCATTGTGAAAAAGTGCTAAAAAcctataaattaaaaaaaaataagtattttaaaaaaataatattatgtgTTTGCCAAAAATTACGCATAAAGACaaggaaaaattaaaaacttctaattttttttataataagcaaaaatttaataaaaaagaaagtagaaaaaaattatctaatatTTTAGAGATAGAAATATAGTACCAAAATCAACAAAAACAACATAAAAGTTcaattatagtaaaaatttaggGAAAAAATACAACTTATTGGTAAAATGTACCTCAATAACTATCAAGATATCGTTTTAAGAGATACCTTGAATTAGAAAGACAATTTGGTGGTTTGTCCATAAGACATCacatgttattaaaatataaagaaaaagagaatagatcaattaataaaaacaaccaatatatatatttatatttatttatattactaaatatttaagtttttaataattactattagtcaataaaattatttgtcataacttttattgtgtaaaaatttttttagaataattataacagaaatttctttctttttttattaatttgtataatatgttaaaatctttttttgtttcttggctagtataaataagataattttgttttctgtttaaaaatttatccaTTGAATTGATTGCTGCTTTTAAATCACCTATTTCAGTTTTAGTACATTCAGAATAAGTTGTACTATTACAAGAAGTTTCATCTAATTGAAAGTTACTCTCACTTTCAGCATCAGATGTTAATTCTCCAATATTGATACGTCTCTTGgattttatgtaattttttaaatattttaaatctttataatgattttttaaacgATAAAATGTTTCTTTGAAATCTCTactttcattttcttttaaaactgGTTTAATTTTACGAAATGATTCATACATTACTTCAATGTAATACATAAGATTACAAACATCTCTATAACCATCAAGTGTTCCATAAATACGTTTTGTTaaatctttataatataattggGAATTCATACTgaatatagtaaaaaaaaaattctattatatcgagtaattatttattttatattcttttttttattcaaattatattgttgataattttagtaactaaataaaaacaaattttaaatttttcttttgtcTTAAGTAAAAACCTACTTTGACTGTTATTCAAATTGTTAATGGAATTTTTCAAAAggatttatcaaaaaatttgtaaccatttttataaattttcttcaatGATTAGTATAACAATCTTCTTAACatttcttatatatttttataaaaggaGGAGATTTCCAAAAAAATTACCAAAAAAAGATCTTGACAAATTGATGGaagctaaaaaaaattcaaaatattacaatcatataattgttttataaatttacctACAATGTtcaagtatatattttttttttattgtaaataagattattttctagagatatacatttttttttaatcccattgtttttttaactgttgaaaataaatatcattttcattttttatacatgAAATTTGTTTATGATTTGTGGGCTGAACTttgttcatttttttaaaggaacgttttgttaaaaaatataatttaaaatgtgtTATTAAAGTTATAAGGATAATTGTAATTgaagttaaaatatatgttgaTTGTAATAATTCAAGTCTTATAATCCTTCTTCTTAAGCCAGTAGTATTAATAGCAATAGAAtctgaataaataaaaataataatatttataattgatgatatgcaataaattaaaatggaAGGAAAAAGtgcttttaaaaattgtaaattttctaataattgatattttttagagagaatatttttagaaaaatttaaacttgATTTTTGgtataattttctattaaatgTTAGTAGTATGAAAAAAAGTAATGAGGTAATGATTGCCAAACTATTCATtgtaataaaagttattcttatatttttgttgttaAGATAATGATGTATGATTAGACATTGTATCTTTGATTTTTTATcacttaaatttaaattaattgataatacTACAAGTATTAAATTAGCTATAAAATGTAG
Proteins encoded in this region:
- a CDS encoding Ribosomal protein L26/L24P, eukaryotic/archaeal family and Translation protein SH3-like domain and Ribosomal protein L2 domain 2-containing protein yields the protein MKFNPLVSSSARKSRARHFNAPSHVRRVIMSAPLSKELREKYGVRSCPIRVDDEVTVATGRAKGNSGRVVKCYRKKFVIHIDKVQREKANGTTVNIGIHPSNVIITKLKLNDDRRKTLERKAEGRKAVLGELKGKHSTV